A stretch of DNA from Cannabis sativa cultivar Pink pepper isolate KNU-18-1 chromosome X, ASM2916894v1, whole genome shotgun sequence:
CAGTTTTTTCAGGAGAAGATAAAGCAGTAGTTAGAAGGGTTACTTGCTTGGATGTTTCTGCATTGTTAGAGTTATGTCATTTTCTTCGGTGAGATACATCGACATGCCTTCAAATATTTTGGACTGGTACAACTTGTGTTTAAGGTACTTACAAAATGTTAGCTATTGGTAGTACTAGTACATGATATCCTCCTACTTCTACTACTCTAGCCTTTCCTTTTTAGTTCtatcatttttttatcaaatgaTGAATGATTGTCAgtcttctttttcattttctaaacaataaaaaataatttttaagctAAGTAAGCAAATGAATAAttgtttcattattttagataaGTATGCAACTTTATAGACTtgaaaaaactcaaaaaacagTGTTCATGGAATGGATTAGACAAAAGGCTCCACCTCTTCAACAGACAGAAAACCAAAAACATTAttgtttcattattataatttgtGCTTTTTGTAAAAAACGCCATATTTATGATATGTCATATATGCTTCCCATTCATTCATTTGCATTGCATCTtcttttataatatcttaacagTGAATTGATAAGCAAGCcacataaaatattaaatgtaagCTCAAAAAATAGGCATTGTATTATTGTAGTGAAGGTGATAAtacaagagaaatttgttaaaCTTACCATTTCAAAtactaaaatttataaaataacttcaCTTAATTTACTCTATGCGACCATGATGGTCGCACAGTGTGAATCTATAGTTGTTTTGTGACTATAATAATCGTTTTTGGTCGTACAGTATAATTCATGGCTGTTTTTGCAACCATAGAAAGTTATTTTGGCTAAAACACTCATGATATAATAggtggtatgaagaagaataataatttgTATTATGTTATCCTTTTAGTTATCTctattgtaattattatttttgttttgttttatatgCATTTCAAATATGTTAATTCTTTCCTTGAAAAgaaaatgctattttttttttatatttgtcacAAATATAtctaacaataaattaaatgaagtgAAGCTCGAGAATTTACTGAAAATTACTTATGGACTCATATACAGATAAGATACCGAATTAGATAATATTTGtgtaataagttatgttatatGGGATTTACGTATACCCATAATTGCTGTTATAATTTAAATTgagaaacttttttttattgacagaaaaaaattagttatgtatccatttgaattttcttatattattaGGGAAACacaatttttcatttaaaggATCAATACACCAAAACATATATTCAATTAAGAGTAACTAAAACACAAAATGTTAAATAAGAAAAACACAAACTTCATAccatatatattaaaagaaaaaaacgtaaacacacatatatagatagataattTACTTGAACCAGTTAAACAGCAATAGTACTATAACTCCAAACAAACTGACACCAAAAAACCCAAATCAAACACATaacaaaaaaacttaaaatataataattcatGGAAACAATTTCCCATGAAGAGTTTTAGTAGTAGTAGTTTGTTGATCATCACAATAATCTTGGAGAACATCAACTTCTTGATTAGTAAAACCAATGGTTCCAAACATGGCTGGCCAACATTGCTTCCCAATGATCCTTATGGCTTGGCAACAACTTGGACCCAAATAAGTCTCTCCATTCAGAAAAAACATTATCACTTCGGTTGTACACGATTGCAGCTCGATCAACGAGTCCCAACAATTATTCGACGATGATGATGAGTCTAGTTTCAGCCGAGATATGAGCTCGTTATGATCGTCATGATCATTTCTGACCCGAGCCATTGATGTTGGCAGAGCCAGAGCCAGAAACACTAGAGCTAAAACCAAAAGAGTTGTATTGTTGAGAGAATATTGGGTGGTggccattgtttttttttttcactttaatTTTGTGTGTTTAGTTGTGATTACTGATTAGTGAAATTATTTGGCTGGTGTGGTTTATTATTTATAGAATGGTGTAATAATGCTTAATTATATGctaattaattgtatttattatgTGGTGAGAGTTATAGAAATGAAAAGACTCGATCATAATAATGAGGAACCTTTTAATTAACAATATCGATCGTAAGTAACCTTTTAAGTTTCTCATAATTCAATTCACATAAATGATTATATAAATTATGATCCTAATTAGTTTCGATAGtgagatatatatgtatatatatattattacattTATTTCCTTTAATTATGATGATCATGTTTTGGTATTCCAATTTGgattgttttatcatttttagaAAACGGCTGTCCAAATATTTATTACCATCGTCTCtcgcttttcttttttcttctaattatCGCATGTGATTAAggtctatatatataattaataattaatttttttttaacaaatgcaCAACTAGTTTcagtttaagattttttttttttgaagaaaaacataattggagttttatttccctcaaaaatttataaaagcatttcatataataatttttattttatataaaaaaattatctttaatttatattattttttattccttCTTATATTctcaaaaatatacatataacataaatataaaatatcttttaaatttaaaacaaataaatatgaaaaaaaatatatatattaagattgattttttaaaactaatcaaagttatTATTCTTATAATATTAAAGTGCACttgtaagaaaaaaaacaaatattaagGTGTTCTTTATAATGTTATGGGATGCAAATATAATTCTCAACTTTttctatttgaaaaaatatgaataaaatatcttaaaattttatgcctaaagtaatatattttaaaattttaaaaatatgacCATTTTATGATAAACTCAAAAATATTCTTCTCATTTTCAAACttcaactctctctcttcctctatcTCTCTCGGTTCTCTCTCAACATCTCACCCTCACCAAAACTGAACCTACCCCTCACCGTCTACATAGACCGCCTATACAGACGACCACCGTGAGACCCGACTACCTCCGAGATGTTGAAGGTAAGCATTcggcccaattttttttttaatttttgtcattgtgttttttttttgggtaatttATGATAGGTAATGTTGTCAAAAGAATAAATTGAATGAGTAATGTTTGTTATCTGTGAGTAGATGGCCAGATCTGAATTTTGAGcaaaaaactggtttttttatcAGGCCCGATGGTGGTCCGATAGTGGTCCGATGCCATCCTGTTGTTAAAATGAGTAAAGGTTGAAGACGAAggtccgatggtggtccgatggtagtccgatgATATGGtctgatggggtccgatggtagtccgatggtcacctgatgctattttttttatgtgcaaaaaacataaaaaacatGGGTAGCAGATATGGTCTGATGAGGTCCGATGGTAGTCCAttggtggtccgatggtcacaTGATGCTACTTTTTTTAtgtgcaaaaacataaaaaaaaaaattaaaaaaaatttgggtAGCATatatggtccgatggggtccgatggtggtccgatggtcacctgatgctatttttttttttttatgtacaaaaacataaaaaaaaattgatagcaGATATGGTCTgatgggggtccgatgggtctgaTTGTGTCCGATGTGGGGTCCGATTGTGTAAATggggggtattttagggatattataaaaattatcatATCCTACAAATAGTGGAAATTACGTGTAGTATGGCTTTTTTAAAtgttttatgataaatatggcatagtTTAGTTTGGACACTTTTTATGGCTTTTTTAAACTTTGGACGCGTTTTATGGGTTTTTAAAACCCATACATTTGgaataagttgaaaaatgtcTCTTTTATTAGTCAATTAactaaatttacctctaattttgtatttatttgaaacatacctctttttatatgtattgtacccaaaataccctgacataagagagtcatatgaagagtatcttgaagtgacatgggcgaaattggtacaatgtttaaaaaaagaggtaaaaatgacagactttaaaaaagaaagtaaaaatgaagaggacaatataaaaatggtatagagtgtaatttcctgtTTGGAATGTATGTTTAAAGAGCCCATATTTTATTGTTTGTAGTTTATGTAGGttattttagtcattttatattttcaaatttttgtattttttttttacataaccaTTTTTTTTGGGCTACACAGGTCATCTTCTTGCACAATTTTTGTCTTTATTTCCAACTGCTAAGATGTATTACTTACTGTTTTTGGGCTCAGACTGAGCAACTCAGAAGAAATGGGGAAGGATTTGTCTGGGCTGTTAGTAATATCTTTGGAGGAACACCAAAGCTCATCAGCATTACCCAGACTTGTTTAACCAAATACAACATCATCTTGCTGCAAAATCATCACTTGTAAGGATATTTAGTCAGATGGCTACCATTATGCATAAAATATATGAGAAAAAGTAAGAAAAAACAAATGAAAAGGAGGGTAAATAAATGCTATGAATGGAAGTGTAGCAGAAAATTTATCAACACATACACTTGGGAGGGTAAATAAATGCTATAAATGGAAGTGTAGCAGAAGACAGATgtcttttttctaactttttttttattttgggtatGATTTGTGTTGGTATTAGGTATAAACTTTTAGTAAGTACTAGATTTGTgttttatttgttgatttaagtagttttgatttttagattttttttgtgttcattgtttgtttatttttggacATTTTCATtatgtgttatttttattttaatttttcattcaagTTTCATTTGTAGACTTTATTATTAGTATCCCTCTTTAGCCTATATTTATGATTTTCATTTTTTAGGTTGTTTTTCAAATTGGTTTTAATGTttgttattttatcattttattaattGCCCAAATCATGTGTTATTTTCGGTTTTGTTGGTTTGATTTGTTTCGGTTTTTTGTGAAActgatttttatatttattatcatGATTGATAAGTTCTTtgtgtctaattttttttttgtactttgATTCTTTATCAAATGGAAAGTAAATCAGAATCCAAAGTTTCCTTTGTACTTCTATCAAGGCTAAAGGTCGACCAAGAAAATCTTCACGGCAAGCTAAAAtatgttttatgtttttaataaaattagtttttaatcttaagttttattttgatttctttttattGATTCTCATGAAACctggttttaatttttttttattaggatgCTTCTGTTGAAGAAGAAAACACTGTTAAAGTTCAAATGAGGAAATCTCCCCGTAAATCTAAAGTATGTTCTATGTTTTTATTGAATTTAGTTTTTGTTGtttattcattttttcttttatgaatttttttttggatgaaactgatttttttcttgttttgtttAAGGGTGCTACTGTTGAAGAAGAAATTTCCATTAAAGCAGCAACAAAGAAATCTCCCCGGAAACTTAATGTATGTTTTAAAGTTTTACTGAAACAggttttgcatttttttttatgtttcatTATTGTTTCCtaattgtattttgtttaaatttttcaagtctTTGTTCCACCAAAATTGGTTCTTATCTTTTATATGTTAGTTCCTGTGTTTTGAGTATGTTATGTGAAACCAGCTTTTTGTATTTTGTAAtttgttattctttttctttgtgtttgtttatgatttattaatttgttctatttttcttttgtttattttttcagaATGATAAACAAGAAGTTAAAGTTGATGATCCAAATTTTGTTACTGAGAAACACCATAGTAAGAAGGCTTCTAATGTCCATCAACCGGACGATGATGATAATTTTTAACTGATAAGGTTGTCGTGGAAGTCGTTGCAACCAAAAAAAGGAAGTCTGTTAGTGATAACGCTAGTGCGTCAAAGAAGAGTAAAACTAAGACTGCTGTGAAAGATTCTAATTCGGTATGTCTTGttgttttcttatattttttggtTGATATGTGTATTgtattgtttaaataaattttattttttagttgtatgAATTTTAGTCTCTTTGTTTGTTTtaatagtgtttttttttttttttctttttttgtagtTTCCTTTAATTGAATTGTGTTTTATATTTGTTAGCAAAAAGTGTGCGAATCTAATGTTGTTGATGATGAGAAACTGGTTAATGCCATTaagaaagataaaaagaaaccagtttctaaaTCCCATGCGAAGAAGAAGAGTGAGACTCATGTTAATG
This window harbors:
- the LOC115709077 gene encoding egg cell-secreted protein 1.1, yielding MATTQYSLNNTTLLVLALVFLALALPTSMARVRNDHDDHNELISRLKLDSSSSSNNCWDSLIELQSCTTEVIMFFLNGETYLGPSCCQAIRIIGKQCWPAMFGTIGFTNQEVDVLQDYCDDQQTTTTKTLHGKLFP